A genome region from Methanobacterium aggregans includes the following:
- a CDS encoding carbohydrate kinase family protein, producing MNLDVVGFGALNLDKLYRVNKIAGMDEEAYITGLTESCGGSAANTIVGLSRLGLKAGFIGKVAGDREGEILLQNLQNEDVNTDGVILAPEGRSGSVSGFVDEEGQRALYVDPGVNDLIESHEIQGDYIPGAGVLHLTSFVSNTSKQSTESQKKILNQIPEGVVVSFDPGMLYIERGLDFLEKFLLKTDILLINEVELKHLLKNNETSHFTCEEGSKKLLDYGIKVVVVKRGDKGAYVTDGRSSHFIDALKVRCVDTTGAGDAFNAGFIYGFIRGEGIQKSAQIGNFVAACSVQMKGATEGLPDSSRLEEISL from the coding sequence ATGAATCTTGATGTTGTAGGATTTGGAGCCCTTAACCTTGACAAGCTCTACAGAGTGAATAAAATAGCGGGCATGGATGAAGAAGCGTACATAACAGGTTTAACAGAATCCTGTGGAGGTTCAGCAGCCAACACAATTGTCGGGCTTTCAAGGCTTGGCCTGAAAGCAGGATTCATAGGTAAAGTAGCAGGGGACCGTGAAGGAGAAATCCTGCTTCAGAACCTGCAAAATGAGGATGTCAACACAGATGGGGTGATACTGGCTCCAGAAGGTAGAAGCGGTTCAGTATCAGGATTCGTTGATGAGGAGGGTCAAAGGGCACTCTACGTTGATCCAGGGGTAAACGACCTGATAGAATCCCATGAAATTCAAGGTGATTACATCCCTGGTGCAGGTGTACTTCACCTAACCTCCTTTGTCTCAAATACCTCCAAACAATCCACTGAGTCTCAAAAGAAGATTTTAAATCAAATTCCTGAAGGTGTAGTTGTGAGCTTTGATCCTGGAATGCTGTACATAGAGAGGGGTCTGGATTTTCTTGAAAAATTTCTCCTAAAAACTGATATACTCCTAATAAACGAGGTGGAGTTGAAGCATCTTTTAAAAAACAATGAAACATCCCATTTTACATGTGAAGAGGGAAGTAAAAAACTCCTTGACTATGGAATAAAGGTTGTTGTGGTGAAACGTGGAGATAAAGGTGCATACGTTACAGACGGCAGATCCTCCCATTTTATAGATGCACTAAAGGTTAGATGTGTTGATACAACAGGAGCTGGAGATGCATTCAACGCAGGATTTATCTATGGATTCATCAGGGGTGAGGGCATCCAGAAATCTGCCCAGATTGGTAACTTCGTTGCGGCCTGCTCCGTACAGATGAAAGGTGCAACGGAGGGACTTCCAGATTCATCAAGACTTGAAGAAATCAGCTTATAA